A part of Mustela erminea isolate mMusErm1 chromosome 9, mMusErm1.Pri, whole genome shotgun sequence genomic DNA contains:
- the TTC9C gene encoding tetratricopeptide repeat protein 9C isoform X1 encodes MEKRLQEAQLYKEKGNQRYREGKYRDAVSRYHRALLQLRGLDPNLPSPIPNLGPQGPALTPEQENILQTTQTDCYNNLAACLLQMEPVNYERVKEYSQKVLERQPDNAKALYRAGVAFFHLQDYDQAQQYLLAAVNRQPKDANVRRYLQLTQSELSSYHQKERQLYLGMFG; translated from the exons ATGGAGAAACGCCTGCAGGAGGCTCAGCTGTACAAGGAGAAAGGGAACCAGCGTTACCGAGAAGGGAAGTACCGAGATGCTGTAAGTAGGTACCATCGAGCTCTGCTTCAGCTGCGGGGTCTGGATCCAAATCTGCCCTCCCCGATACCCAATCTAGGACCTCAGGGCCCGGCCCTCACACCTGAGCAGGAGAACATACTGCAGACCACGCAGACAGACTGCTACAACAATCTAGCTG CCTGTCTCCTTCAGATGGAGCCAGTGAACTATGAACGAGTGAAAGAATACAGTCAGAAAGTCCTGGAACGACAACCTGATAATGCCAAGGCCTTGTATCGGGCTGGAGTGGCCTTTTTCCATCTGCAGGACTACGACCAGGCTCAGCAGTACCTCCTGGCTGCTGTCAACAGGCAGCCAAAAG ATGCCAATGTCCGACGGTACCTCCAGCTAACACAGTCGGAACTCAGTAGCTACCATCAGAAGGAGAGACAGCTCTACCTGGGCATGTTTGgttaa
- the TTC9C gene encoding tetratricopeptide repeat protein 9C isoform X2 — protein sequence MEPVNYERVKEYSQKVLERQPDNAKALYRAGVAFFHLQDYDQAQQYLLAAVNRQPKDANVRRYLQLTQSELSSYHQKERQLYLGMFG from the exons ATGGAGCCAGTGAACTATGAACGAGTGAAAGAATACAGTCAGAAAGTCCTGGAACGACAACCTGATAATGCCAAGGCCTTGTATCGGGCTGGAGTGGCCTTTTTCCATCTGCAGGACTACGACCAGGCTCAGCAGTACCTCCTGGCTGCTGTCAACAGGCAGCCAAAAG ATGCCAATGTCCGACGGTACCTCCAGCTAACACAGTCGGAACTCAGTAGCTACCATCAGAAGGAGAGACAGCTCTACCTGGGCATGTTTGgttaa